GATTAGGCCTTACTCGTGCCGCAGCGCCTCGATCGGGTCGAGGCGGGCGCCGCGCAGTGCGGGGAAGAAGCCGAACACCATGCCGATGAGGCCCGAGAAGCCGACGGCCATCAGGATGACCGGCAGGCTCGGCGCGAAGGGGATGTCGAGCGCAATCGACGCGGCCGCGGCGAGCGCCAGGCCGATCGCAATGCCGATCAGGCCGCCGAGCAGCGAGAGAACCGTTGCTTCCACCAGGAACTGGACCAGGATGTGCCGCTCATGGGCGCCGATCGCCAGCCGGATGCCGATCTCGCGGGTCCGCTCCGTCACCGACACCAGCATGATGTTCATGATGCCGATGCCGCCGACCAGCAGGCTCACGCCCGCAAGCGCACCGAGCATGCCGGTCATGGTCGTCGTCGCGCTGGCCATGGCGTCGGCGATCTGCGTCATGTCGCGCACCGAAAAGTCGTCCTCGCGATCGGGCGGGATGCGGTGCGTCTCGCGCAACATGTCCTCGACGCGGGTCTGCAGCACGGAAGTCGGCGTACTGTCCTCGGCCGCCACGTAAATGGTCTCGATGTCGCGCTTGCCGGTGATGCGCCGCTGGAAGGTCTTGAGCGGCATCAGCACGACATTGTCCTGATCCTGGCCGAAGCCCGAAAAACCCTTGGATTCGAGCAGGCCGATGACCTTGCAGCTCATGCGGCCCACCCGGATCGTCGAGCCTTCCGGGTCGCCGACGCCGAAGAACTGCCGGCGCACGGTTTCGCCGAGAAGGCAACTGGCGACGCCGGCGCGGACCTCGGAGTCGGTGAAGGCGCGTCCGGAGACCACCTTCCAGTTGCGCGCTTCCAGATAGGCGCTGTCGGTACCGGTGACCGAAACCGTGAGGCTCTCCGTGCCGTAGACCACCCTGACTGTCTTCTGAGAGACAGGGGAGGCCGCGCGCACGCCGGCGACCCGTGCGACCAGCGCCTCGACATCCCTGTCCTCGAGCGGCCGGACGGGAGCGGTCGGCCCCGACCCCGGAACCGGCGGCCGGCCGGCGCGCACCACCAGCAGGTTGCTGCCGAGCTTGGAAATGTCGCCCTTCACCTTCTCGGTCGTGCCGCTGCCGATGGTGATCATGGCGATGACCGCGGCGACGCCGATGACGATGCCGAGAAGCGTGAGAAACGAGCGGAGCGCGTTGCGGCGTACGGAGCGGAGGGCGAGGCGGATGGTCTCCAGGAGCATCACGCCGCTTCCAGGTTGAGTGTGTCGGAGGCCACCCGCCCATCGAGGAAGGCGACGGTGCGCTGGGCGTAGGCGGCAATATCCGCCTCGTGCGTGACCATCACGACGGTGAGGCCGAGTTGCCGGTTGAGGCCGGTCAGCAGTTGCATGATCTCGTGGCTGCGGGCGGTGTCGAGATTGCCCGTCGGCTCGTCGGCGACCAGGAGGGTAGGGCGGCTGACGATGGCGCGGGCGATGGCGACGCGCTGCTGCTGTCCGCCGGACAACTCGGCCGGCGTGTGGCGTTCACGGCCGCCGAGCCCGACCTCGCGCAGAGCCTTCAGCGCCAGTTCGCGGCGCTCGGAGGAGGGGACGCCGCGATAGATGAGCGGGAGCTCGACATTTTCCACCGCGGTGGTGCGCGGCAAGAGATTGTAGCCCTGAAATACGAAACCGATGTAGAGGTTGCGCAGCGCGGCGCGACGGTCCCGGTCGAGACGTCCGGCGTCGACGGTGTCGAAGCCATAACGGCCGGATGTCGGCGTATCGAGGCAGCCGATGATGTTCATCGCCGTGGACTTGCCGGAGCCGGACGGTCCCATGATGGCGACGAATTCTCCGCGGCGGATCGACAGGTCGACGCCGGCCAGTGCATGCACCTGCGCCTCGCCATGGCCGTAGGTCTTCCAGACCTTGTCGAAGGCGATGAGGGGCGGCGTCAAGGAGATCAACCCGGCGCCTCGCTGAAGCCGACGATGACCGGCGCACCTTCCTCAAGACCGGAAACGATCTCGGTGCGCTCGCCGTCCGTCGAACCCGTCTTCACGCGCACGGACTTCGGCCGGCCGTCCTCCAGCAGGTAGATGGTTCGCGATCCGTCGGCCGGGGCGGTGCGCTGCGGGGGGCGTGCGCCTCGCGGCATGCGCGGCATGAAGAGGTTGGTCAGGCTCCAGCCGCCGCGCTCGTCCGCGACCGGCGGCCGGAAGCGGAACGCCGCGGACGGCACGGTGATGACGTCCTTCGCCTCGCGCGTGACGACGTCCACCGTCGCAGTCATGCCGGGCCTGAGCAGCAGCTCCTCGTTGTCGACGTCGAGCCTGGCGTCGTAGGTGACGACCCCGTCCGTGGTGACGGAAGCGAAGGCGATGTCGCGGATATCGGCGTCGAAGGTGCGCCCGGAAAACGCATCGACCGTGAATTTCGCCGACTGGCCCGGCGCGACCATGCCGATGTCGGCCTCATCGATCGCCGCCTTCAGCTCCATCCGGCGGAGATCAGCTGCGATCACGAAGAGAACCGGCGCCTGCAGCGACGAGGCGACCGTCTGCCCTGGATCGACGTCGCGCTTGAGCACGACGCCGTCGATCGGCGCATAGATGCTGCTCTTGGCGAGATCGGCCTCCTGCAGCTTCAACTGCGCCTCGGCGATCTGCACGTTGGCTTCGGCGACATCAACCGACGCTGCGGCGCGATCACGCGCCGCGAGCGCCGTTTCCGCCGCCTGATCGGTCGCCGTGCCGCGCGTAACGAGCTGCTGGATGCGGAGCAGGACCTGCTCGGTCTCCTTCAGCGTGGCCTTGGCCTGCTTAACCTGGGCGCGCGCCGAGGCCGCCGATGCGATCGCGCCTTCGACCTGCGCGGCGAGGCGGGTCGTGTCGAGCACAGCCAGGACGTCACCCTTCTTCACCTGCTGGTTGTCATTGACCAGCACGGAGCGGACGACACCGGACAGTTCGCTGGAGATGTCGACCTGGATGAGGGGCTGGAGGTTGCCGGTGGCGGTGACCTCGACGGTGAGGTTGCCCGTCGCGGCCGGCGCGGTCTGGAACACGAGACGGGCGGACGGGCGGGACAGCCAGTACCATGCGGCGAATGCGCCGCCGGCGGCAATCGCGATTGCCAACAGCACGGTCAGGAGGCGCCTGCGTCTGCGGCGACTGACGCCGGCGGCGTCCAGCCCCAGCGCGATTTCCATCGGCGGAACAGTTTCCGGCTGTGGCCGATTGACAAGCTGGTCGATAGCGAACCCCTATGGTGCGCGATGTCCCGACAGAGGAAAGATCAGGTCGGGAACATCCGATTGCAAATTAATTTTCCGCCATGTTCGCGAGAGTTCGGGACCCCGACGATGTCGAAGCGCAAATATCTAGTCTACGACGTGTTCACCGATCGGGCGTTCGCCGGCAATCCCCTCGCCATCGTGCTCGACTCGGTCGGGCTCGACGATCACGCGATGCAGGAGATCGCGCAGGAGTTCAACCTTTCTGAGACGGTTTTCGTGCTTGCCCCGCCCGGCGGCGCGCGTACGCCGATTCGTATCTTCACGCCGGCCCATGAACTGCCCTTCGCCGGCCATCCGACCGCCGGAACCGCGATCGCGCTCGCTGATCTGGGCGCATCGGCTGAAGTGGGCGACGACGGCGCGGTCCTGCTTGTGCTGGAGGAGAAGATCGGCCCGATCCGCTGTCTGGTCACGCGCGAGGCGCACGGGGCGTTCGCCGAGTTCGGCCTTGCCCGTCTGCCGGCACAGGCGCCTTTCGAGATCAGCCGCGAGGGGGCGGCGGCAGCCCTCGGTCTCGACCCGCAGGACGTCGGATTCGAGAACCACGTGGTCAGCGCGTGGAGCGCGGGCGTGCCCTATGTGTGCGTGCCGGTGCGCAATCTCGACGCGGCGGCGCGCGCGAGGCTCGACACACGCCTGTGGACGGAGATGGTGGGGACGCGCGGCGACGCGGCGACGCCGGCCGCCTACGTCTACTGCCGCGAGACCGAGCAGCACCTGAGCACGTTCCACGCGCGCATGTTCGCCGGCCACCTGGGCACGCGGGAAGACCCTGCGACGGGGTCGGCCGCGGCGGCCCTGGCAGGCGCGATCGTGCATTTCGACCAGCCGGTCGATGGCACGACCGAATGCTGGATCGAGCAGGGCCTCGAGATGGGCCGGCCATCCAACATCAGGCTCGAACTCGACGTCGGGAACGGCGCGCTGTCTGCAGCGCGGATCGGGGGCTACGCCGTGAAGGTGGCCGAAGGCGTCATCCTTCGATGACCTGGCCGATCATGCGATGAGGCCGATGAGGTCGGCACCGTAGGGGACTGGCTGGCCGGCCTGGTAGGCCGCCACGAAATCGTTGACGGCCCCGGCATAGAGGCCGACGTCGGCCTTCATGGATTCGTGGAGCACCGAGCCGATCATGACGAGCTTGGTCGCCTCGTCGAGCGGGACGCCGGACGGCGTCACCCGCTCCAGCGCCACCGCCGTGTAGAAGCCGATGGAACCCTGGAAGAAGGCGAGTGCGGCGGCGACGTCGATGCCGGCCGCCTCGGCCGCGGCGATGCCGACGATCTCGTCATAGGCCTCGGCCACCGCCTGGTTGAAGCTCAGCCCACCATAGGCGGCGTCGAAGGCGTCCGCGCCGACCCCGAACGCGCCGAGATTGTTGGCGAAGTTGATGAAGCGGTTCTCCTGGTTGAAGACCGCATAGTAGGCGTCGTTGAGATCGCTGGCGTTCCCCGGCGAATCGATCAGATAGCGGAAGCCGGCCTCGCCTGGCGCCGCTCCGGTGAAGAACTGGTAGGTCGCTGCCACCACCTCGATGTCCGGCGCCTTCCAGGGACCCAGACCATCCGCCGGCCCGTAGAGCTGTTGGGCAAGAGCGATATCTTCGGCCGATAGCGCACTCGCCAGGGCGACCGGATACATGATGGAATCGGGGTTGTTGCTGTGGCCGAGGCCGATCGCGTGACCGATCTCGTGCAGGGCGACCGCATAAAACTGTTGAGCGGCCGAGGCCTGCTGCGGATACCAGAATTCGGCAGAGTCGAACCGGATCTCGGCGCTGGCGCTCAGCAGCGTCGTCCCGATCATCGAATAGTGCACCTGCGCCTCGGCGACGGCGCCGCCGACGCCGTCAATGGTGTCCCAGCCGAAGCGAATGCCGACGGCAGGGGAATCGGCGACCTCGACGAAATCGATGTCCGCAACCGCTTCCCATTGGGCAAACGCGTTCCGGATCATCTGCTGGTACTGGTCGAAGCCGATCGCAGCGTCGAAGGAATAGAACTGCCCGGCGGTGAGGGCGAGACTCCAGGTCACCACGCCGCCGGACGTGCCCGCAACGAGGGTTGGACCCCACTTGAAAGCCATTCAATCATCTCCCGGTGCAGCCGCAAACAGGAATGCTCAGGAAATATGGCTTTTCGGGGTATCGCTTCGGCTCACGGAACGAAGCGGTTCCCGGTCGGGTTGGTCGGGTGAGGACGATGTCGCATCGCGCCGGGTTCGCGAAGATCGACCTTGTGTGGCCTTGGGTTTGCCAAGGCCGCACAAGGTCGCGCTTTTCGCGGCCCGCCGCGTATGCGGGTGCGCAATCCGTGTTTGCTTGGTCGCCGATCAGCAGTTGGCGATGTAGCGGCGACCGTCGCGGCCGCGGTAATAGCACTTGCCGGGCTCGTTGGCGTTGCCGATCAGAGCGCCTGCGGTTGCGCCGATCAGGCCGCCTACGACGGCGCCTTCGGCCGCGTCACCGGCGACCGCTGCGCCAACCGCCGCGCCGCCAAGACCGCCGATGGCAGCGCCCCTCTCGGTCTGGCTGCAGCCAGCGACCGTGAGGGCGACTACGGCAGCAACTATCAAATTTCTCATCGGGCAACCTCCGTTTTGAACACTTGACCGAACGCATGAACGCGATGGTTGTTCCGCGGGGAGCGTGGAAGGCCAACGGGGAGCGTCGGCGCTTCTGGAAAACGTGGCGTGGTCGGAAATGCGCCGTGACAATTGTTGTCATCCGCCGGTCCCAGCCCTGACCGGCGCGCTCGCGCGGCACTTCAACGATGAGTTCGACCGCCAGAGGGCGGACGAACTCAACCGCCACAGGTCAGGGCGCGTGGCGGTTGCGACGGGGCGCGCGAGGGCTAATGCCGCCAAGTACGAGGGAGCCGCGCGGGACAAGACGAAGGGTGAATTTCCGCTTGCGATCCCTTTGCGATTGTTGCCGTGCCCGGCGTGAAAAGCGAAACTCGCACCCAAAATGAGCCATTTCGGCAGGCGAGCTCGAATGTCTCGAATGTGGTGACTACGACATTGGTCAGACCTCGCCGTATCAGCCGTCGATGAAACACGCGGAAAGAAGAGATTTGCTGACTGCTGGTGAGGTCGGTTTCCTTCCAGAACGACCAATACTATGATCGGCCGAGGCCAGGCCGCCATGGACCGCAAGCTTTCCGCGATTCTAGCCGCAGACGTAGTTGGCTATTCGACGCTGATGGAGCGCGACGAGGCCGGTACGTTCGAGCGCCTTCGTGCCGGGCGCAAGGAACTGTTCGAACCCGAAATTGCACGCCACCACGGCCAGATCTTCAAGCTGATGGGCGACGGGATGCTGGCGGAATTCGGCAGTGTCGTCGATGCCGTCGAATGCGCAGTGTCACTGCAGCGCGGCCTGTCGGAGCGCAACGCCTCGCTTTCCGAAACGGAACAGATCCTGGTGCGGATCGGTATCAACCTCGGCGAGATGATCGTCGAAGGTAACGACCGGTATGGCGAAGGGGTCAATATCGCGGCCAGACTTCAGCAACTGGCGGAACCGGGCGGCATCTGCGTCTCGGGAAAAGTGGCCAAGGAGGTAGAGAGGAAGCTGGCGTTCGCCTTTGAGGCAATGGGCGAACAGAGGATTAAGAATATCGCCGAACCGGTTCAGGCGTATCGTGTACTGCTAAATCCCGCGGTCGCGGGCAAGACCCTCCATGTCCGCCGCCAACCGCGCGCCTGGCGCTTTCCCGCCGCCGCGGCTGTTCTCGTCCTGGCTCTCGGCCTTGCCGCAGCATGGTGGCAGCCGTGGGAGAGGCCCGCCGTTCAGGCGGGCGACATGCGGCCGTCTCTTGCCGTCCTGCCCTTCGAGAATCTCAGCGACGACAAAGAACAGGAATATCTCGCCAACGGCTTCACCGAGGACCTGACGACCGAACTGGCGCGCTTACCGGGTGTTTTCGTCGTCTCCCACAACGCGGCCTTCGCCTACAAGGACAAGAACCCGAAGCCGGAGGAGATCGCAGCGGCGTTGGGCGTCCGGTACCTGCTAGAGGGCTCGATTCGCCGCGTCGGCGACGACATGCGCATCAATGCGCAACTGATCGACAGCTTGACGTTGGGGCATCTCTGGGCGGAGCGTTTCGACGGCCGGTGGGCGGACGTATTCGCGCTGCAGGACAGGGTTGTCAGCAGCATCGCGGGCGCGCTCGAGCTTCGCCTTGTGCGCGGCGCGCCGGCGGCCCGTGCGGGAGGCACGAACAATCCCGAGGCTTATGACGTCTATCTCAAGGGAATGGACATCTATAACCGTATCAACACCCCCCAGGAATTTGCACATGCTGTGAAGTATTTTCAGCGAGCGGTGCAGATCGATCCGGATTTCGGCGCGGCCCACGCACAGCTCGCCTGGGCCTATTGGAATGCCGATATTACGCGTGCGGTGGTTATGGGGCTTTCGTGGGCCGAGGCCTACGGCAAGATCCATGAAACGCTCGAGGCGTCGTCGAAGCATCCTTCCACGAGCTACTATCAGCTCGTCGCCGAGTTAATGGTCCGTGAGCACAATTCGGACGAAGCTGTCAGCGTGCTTCTGAAATCGGTGGCACTCGATCCCAGCGATCCCTGGAACTATCTCAACCTAGCCAACGCCCTCAACTTCAACGGCAGGCCAAAAGAAGCGCTGACCTATTTGGAGGCGGCCGCGCGCGTCGATCCGAACTCGTGGATGGACTACAGGCTCTACCAGGCCGGACTGGCCGAGTTCAGCCAGGAGAATTTCGAAGGCGCCGTTCGCACTATCGAAAAGATGGACTTGGAATCACCCGATCCACGGGTGAAATTTTATGCCCTGCAAGTCCTTATTTCGGCCCTTGGGCATCTGGGGCGCACCGACCGGGCCGCGGTCGCCCTGGAGACGTTCAGGAAGGTTGTTGCGCGGAGAATGGAATACGAGCCGAGCCAGTTGATCACCCAAGACTACATGGTGTTCAAGAATACGACCGATATCGAACGCCTTTTGGCCGGCTTGACCAGGGCAGGCGTGCCCGATCTGCCCGCCTTGGCAGCGGCGGGCATGAAATCGAGCGATCGGCTTACGGGGGCGGCAATCAGATCACTTCTGTTCGGCTACGAGATGCGGGGGAAGTCGGCGCTTAACCAATTCTTGCCTATGCAGGCCACGATCTCGGCCGACGGCGCCCTTAAAGAGACTGTCGGTGCCAAGACCCGCTTTGGAACAACATGGGTGCAGGACGACTTCATATGCAAGTCATTCCCCGGAGAACTGACGAGCTGCGGAGCGATTTTTCGCAACGTGTTCAAGACGCCCGGGCGCGACGAGGAATACAAGGCCGTCTACCGCTGGGAACAATTCGAGTTTTCGGTCGTCAAGTGAACTCCCAAAGTGCCGCAAAGGCCGAGCGGCGGGCTTGCGGACATACATGCGACCGTGTTTCCAGCACCACAAACGACCGGAACTGTGAAGGCGGGACATTGCGTCTCGGTGTTCGGCGGCTCCCACCGCCATCGCGGACATAGGCAAGAGACGCTGCGCCCGAGCCAAAGGCCCGTTCCCGTCCATATCTATCTGGAAAATCAGGGAAATTTGGTGGGTGTGCACAGGATCGAACTGTGGACCCGCTGATTAAGAGTCAGCTGCTCTACCAACTGAGCTACACACCCACTGTCGCCGAGCGGCGATGGGCGGGCATATACCCATGCTCGCCGGTGCTGTCTAGACCTTCGCGCAGGAAATCGCAGAGGTTGTGCACTGGTGCGGCAATATTGTCGGGTCAGGCGGGGGCCGCCGCCTGGAAAGCCGGGGAAAGACGCTATCTCCAGGCGATCACCACGTGACGGGAATTGCCGCCGCGCAGGTCCGCAACAGCGCCCCTCAGCATCGGAATCACCGGATTGCGCAGGGCTTCGAATCGCGCAAAGCCCGCATCCCGCAGCATGGCGACGATGCAGGCGACGTTGGGCGCGAAGAAATTGGTGGGATCGCCGTTGAGCGACCCCGACGGAAGAAACCGCATCGCCGGCGCCTTTTGGCGATTGAGGCTGGTGGCGGTTTCCACGACGATCCTGTCGTGCGACATGGCGGCTGCCCACTCAAGACCGCCCAGCGGATCCTTCAGGTGATAGAGCACGCCCAGAAAGAGGACGACGTCGAAGGTTCCGTGCGCCTGCGGGTTGAGGCCGAACAGATCGACCTCGAGCGATTCGCAGCGCGACGAGAGGCGTCTGTGCGCGTGGTCGTAGCCGGCCTTCGTTCCCCAGCCGGGCCCGCCCCAGCAAAACCAGTCCGTCGACAGCACGCGGCTCGCGCCGCGCCGTTCCGCCTCGAAGGAGAAGAAGCCGTCCCAGGCGCCGATGTCGAGGACGCTCTTGCCGCCGACGCCGTGCCTGAAGATCGCCTCAGCCTCGCGCTTCAGGGTGGCGAGGGGCTTGATGCCGCTCGTGCGGCCGCCGTCCGGGAACTCCATCGAGTGAAACCAGTGGATGGCGCCGTGCCGTTCGAATTCGGCGATCTCGGGATGGCGGCCGCGTGCCGCCACCCGCGCGTCCTCAGGCAGCGCTGCGAACTCGGGACTGCCGGCGAGCGCGTGAAGGATTTCCCGGCGGGTGGCTGGGGAGCCTGCCCGATCTCCATAGTAGGTGCGGGCTTGGGCGTCGATCGGACGCGCGAGCACGGAACGGTAGAGGGTATCTATCTCGTCCAGGCTCAGCTGGTCGGCTCTCCTCATGTCAGGTCTCCCCGTTGGCGCCGCACGCATGATGGCGCATGGCGGCGCGACCGACTCTCCCTTCGGCCGGGAGAGGCTAGCGCAACTTGCCGTGCCGTGGAATGTGTACGCAGGCAGGGCGGGAACTGGCAGGCCAGGCGTCGCGCAGCCGCGGAAATCTCGACCGGCGACCCAATTGAGCCCCAGTCTCCAGTTGTAATCCCCATGCGAAGCCTCCAATTGAAGAACGCCCGCAGAAACATGCGTCCGGCGCCAAGCCTTTATCGGGGAATGTAACGACACAGCCATGGCACGACGCATCGCAACGACCGCCGGGCTGGCATTCGCCCTCGCGCTTGGCGTTCAAGCGGCCTCGCCGGCCACGGCTGCCGAGGGCGGACCCGCGGCGGCGATAGGCCGGGTCAATGCAGGCAACGGCGCGTACTGCACGGGAGCGTTGATTGCCGACAACATCGTCGTCACCGCCGCTCATTGCCTGATCGACCCCCGCTCCAGGCGCTGGTTGCGCGCGGATTCGCTGCACTTCCTGCCGGGATATCACCTCGGCGCCTATGACCATCATGCGCGTGTGGCCCATTACATGGTCAGTCCCGGTTACAATGCCGGCGAGCCGACCAGGAACCCGGCCGACGATTGGGCGCTGCTCGTGCTCACCGACAGGTTGCCGCCACAAACTTCGCCCCTGGAGGCGGCGGTCGTTGGCGCGGCCGCTGAAACGGTCAGCGAGGTCATGGGCTATGCCTCGCATCGAAAATATGCCCTGTCGACTTCAAGCCCCTGCCGGACGCGTCTCGTCGGTGCTATGCTCATGGGCGAGTGCAAAGCGGAGAGGGGCATGTCCGGAGCACCGCTCATCCAGATCTCCACCGGAGACATGATCGGCATCCAGGTGGCTGCGGGTCGGCAGAACGGGCGCGACGTGCTCGTCGGCGTTCCCGCGGCCGGCTGGCAAGACGTGCTTCGTAGATTGCGCACACCGGAAATTCGTGGGCAAGGTTCCGGCCGGTTGCAGTAGTATCATCTTCGCACTATATGGGCGCGTGAACCGCGAGGGAGGTTCACGCTCAGGACAAAGGTAGGCAGCGCAACGTGAGCAAAGCGGACAATCTCCTTTCGCAGGCGTTCCGTGAAGGGCGCGGCGGATTCATCACCGCCCTGGTTTTCAGCTTTTTTATCAATCTGCTGGCGTTCGTCGGTCCGCTCTACATGCTCCAGGTCTACGACCGGGTCATCACGAGCCGGAACGAGACGACGCTGGTCATGATCACCCTGATCGCGGCGTTCCTGCTTGTCGTCTTCGCTGTGCTGGAGCGCGCGCGCTCCGGCGTCCTGAACCGCGTCGGCGCCATTTTCGACGGCATCGCCAAGGACCGGCTTTTCGCGGCGGTCGCGAAAGGCAGCCTTCGTTCGCCCAACGCGGGAGGGGCTCAGGCGCTGCGCGACCTCGACAGCGTGCGCGAGTTCCTCACCGGCAGCGGCTTGGTTTCCTTCTGCGACGCGCCCTGGGTGCCGATCTTCGTCGCCGGCTGCTTCATCCTCCACCCCTTTTTCGGCTACGTAGCGCTGGCCGGCGCCATCATCATCTTCGCGCTCGCACTCGGCAACGAGTTCCTCACCCGCTCGCAGCTCAAGGAAGCCTCGCAGAACTCCGTGGTCGCCAACAACTGGGCGTCGGCGGTGTTCCGGAACGTCGAGGTGCTGCACGCGATGGGCATGGTCAACGCACTGCGCAGCCGCTGGCGCAAACAGCACGACGCGGTGATCGGCTGGCAGTCCAAGGCCAGCGACCGGGGCGGAAACTTTATTGCGGGCACGAAGTTCGTGCGCTCCTTCCTGCAGATCTGCATCCTTGGCGTTGGCGCGTATCTCGTCATCGAAGGTTCTGCCACTCCCGGGGCCATGATCGCGGCATCGATCATCATGGGCCGCGCGCTTGCGCCGGTCGAAGCGGCGGTCGCCAACTGGCGCGGTTTTGCCGCGGCGCGGGCGGCCCGGACGCGAATCCTGGCGCTGCTGGAGAACCTGCCGAGCGACCAGGAGCGCGTGACACTGCCGACGCCGCAGGGCGTCGTCTCGGTCGAGAACGTGCTCGCATGCCCGCCCGGCACGCGGATGCCGAGCCTGCGGGGTGTGACATTTGCTCTCAAGCCGGGGGACGTGCTCGGCGTCATCGGACCCAGCGCGGCCGGAAAGTCGACGCTTGCCCGCACGCTCGTGGGTGTCTGGCCGACTGTGTCGGGCGCCGTTCGCCTCGATGGCTCGGAGTTGCAGCACTGGTCGCCCGAGCAGCTTGGCCAGCACGTCGGCTACCTGCCGCAGGACATCGAACTTTTCAGCGGAACGATCGCCGAGAACATCGCGCGTTTCCTCGACGGCGACAGCTCGAAGATCATCGACGCCGCCCGCCTGGCGGGCGTGCACGAAATGATCCAGTCGCTGCCGGAAGGCTACAACACCCGGATCGGCGACCAGGGCGCCGGGTTGTCCGGCGGTCAGCGGCAGCGCATCGGATTGGCGCGCGCCTTCTACAATCAGCCGGCGCTGATCGTCCTCGATGAGCCGAACTCCAATCTCGACGCCGAAGGCGAAGCGGCATTGATCAATGGCATCAAGATCGCGAAGGAACGCGGCTCGACCATCATTCTTGTCACCCACAAGACGAACGTGCTCGGCATCGCCGACAAGATCCTGGTTCTCATGAACGGCCAGGTCCAGCATCTGGGCGACCGCCAGTCGGTGCTGGGCAAGCTGATGGGGCCGCGGGTGGCGCAGTTGAACCAGCCGGAGCCGCCAACGGGCGGCGCAATGACAGCAGGTCAGGCGTAGAATGTCATGAGCGATCAGATACCTCAGGCCAAGAGCGTCGTTCCCGTCGCGAACAAGAACTGGTTCGGTCCGGCAGCGTTCGGCTATACAGCGATCGTTCTGGCCTTCGTGGTCGGCGGAGGATGGAGCGCGTTCGCCCGCGTTGACAGTGCGGTCATCGCGCCCGGCGTGATCTCTATCGAATCGAACCGCAAGACCGTCCAGCACTACGAAGGCGGAATCGTGCGTGAGATTCGCGTCAAGGAGGGCGACTTCGTCAAGCCGGACGCCGTGCTTTTCGAGCTGGACACCACGGAGGCGCGCGCCAATGTGTCGATGGTCCGCGCCCAGCTGGATTCGGCGCTGGCGCTCGAGGCCAGGCTGGTCGCGGAGCGCGATCATGCCGACGCGATCGATTTCCCCGAAGAACTGCTGACCCGCCAGGACCAGCCGGTGACCGCGGCGTCCATCATCGACCAGGAGAAGCAGTTCAACCAGCGCCGCGACGCTTTGGCCGGCCAGATGGCGATCCTCACCTCGCGGATCGAGCAGCTGAACACCGAGATCGGCGGCCTCGGGCAGGAAGCGGCGGCAACGCGGCGCCAGCTGGAGGCGATCGATGACGAACTTGATTCCAAGCAGCAGCTCTACAAGAAGAAGCTGATCGCCAAGAGCCAGGTGCTGGCGCTGGAGCGTGAGAAGGCGCGGCTCGAGGGAGTCGTGGGGCGTTCCGTGGCCGACACGGCGAAGGCGGAGGGCTCGATCGGCGAGACCAAGCTCCAGATCCAGCAGCTCGAGAAGCAGTTCCTCGAGGATGTGAACGCGCAGATCCTGGAGGCGAGGCAGAAGATATCGGATCTGCGCCAGCGCTTCGTCGTCGCCAATGACGTGTTCGATCGGCTCGTCGTGAAGGCGCCACTCGGCGGCTAT
This portion of the Mesorhizobium shangrilense genome encodes:
- a CDS encoding tetratricopeptide repeat protein, translated to MDRKLSAILAADVVGYSTLMERDEAGTFERLRAGRKELFEPEIARHHGQIFKLMGDGMLAEFGSVVDAVECAVSLQRGLSERNASLSETEQILVRIGINLGEMIVEGNDRYGEGVNIAARLQQLAEPGGICVSGKVAKEVERKLAFAFEAMGEQRIKNIAEPVQAYRVLLNPAVAGKTLHVRRQPRAWRFPAAAAVLVLALGLAAAWWQPWERPAVQAGDMRPSLAVLPFENLSDDKEQEYLANGFTEDLTTELARLPGVFVVSHNAAFAYKDKNPKPEEIAAALGVRYLLEGSIRRVGDDMRINAQLIDSLTLGHLWAERFDGRWADVFALQDRVVSSIAGALELRLVRGAPAARAGGTNNPEAYDVYLKGMDIYNRINTPQEFAHAVKYFQRAVQIDPDFGAAHAQLAWAYWNADITRAVVMGLSWAEAYGKIHETLEASSKHPSTSYYQLVAELMVREHNSDEAVSVLLKSVALDPSDPWNYLNLANALNFNGRPKEALTYLEAAARVDPNSWMDYRLYQAGLAEFSQENFEGAVRTIEKMDLESPDPRVKFYALQVLISALGHLGRTDRAAVALETFRKVVARRMEYEPSQLITQDYMVFKNTTDIERLLAGLTRAGVPDLPALAAAGMKSSDRLTGAAIRSLLFGYEMRGKSALNQFLPMQATISADGALKETVGAKTRFGTTWVQDDFICKSFPGELTSCGAIFRNVFKTPGRDEEYKAVYRWEQFEFSVVK
- a CDS encoding DUF1698 domain-containing protein; translation: MRRADQLSLDEIDTLYRSVLARPIDAQARTYYGDRAGSPATRREILHALAGSPEFAALPEDARVAARGRHPEIAEFERHGAIHWFHSMEFPDGGRTSGIKPLATLKREAEAIFRHGVGGKSVLDIGAWDGFFSFEAERRGASRVLSTDWFCWGGPGWGTKAGYDHAHRRLSSRCESLEVDLFGLNPQAHGTFDVVLFLGVLYHLKDPLGGLEWAAAMSHDRIVVETATSLNRQKAPAMRFLPSGSLNGDPTNFFAPNVACIVAMLRDAGFARFEALRNPVIPMLRGAVADLRGGNSRHVVIAWR
- a CDS encoding trypsin-like serine peptidase; amino-acid sequence: MARRIATTAGLAFALALGVQAASPATAAEGGPAAAIGRVNAGNGAYCTGALIADNIVVTAAHCLIDPRSRRWLRADSLHFLPGYHLGAYDHHARVAHYMVSPGYNAGEPTRNPADDWALLVLTDRLPPQTSPLEAAVVGAAAETVSEVMGYASHRKYALSTSSPCRTRLVGAMLMGECKAERGMSGAPLIQISTGDMIGIQVAAGRQNGRDVLVGVPAAGWQDVLRRLRTPEIRGQGSGRLQ
- a CDS encoding type I secretion system permease/ATPase, coding for MSKADNLLSQAFREGRGGFITALVFSFFINLLAFVGPLYMLQVYDRVITSRNETTLVMITLIAAFLLVVFAVLERARSGVLNRVGAIFDGIAKDRLFAAVAKGSLRSPNAGGAQALRDLDSVREFLTGSGLVSFCDAPWVPIFVAGCFILHPFFGYVALAGAIIIFALALGNEFLTRSQLKEASQNSVVANNWASAVFRNVEVLHAMGMVNALRSRWRKQHDAVIGWQSKASDRGGNFIAGTKFVRSFLQICILGVGAYLVIEGSATPGAMIAASIIMGRALAPVEAAVANWRGFAAARAARTRILALLENLPSDQERVTLPTPQGVVSVENVLACPPGTRMPSLRGVTFALKPGDVLGVIGPSAAGKSTLARTLVGVWPTVSGAVRLDGSELQHWSPEQLGQHVGYLPQDIELFSGTIAENIARFLDGDSSKIIDAARLAGVHEMIQSLPEGYNTRIGDQGAGLSGGQRQRIGLARAFYNQPALIVLDEPNSNLDAEGEAALINGIKIAKERGSTIILVTHKTNVLGIADKILVLMNGQVQHLGDRQSVLGKLMGPRVAQLNQPEPPTGGAMTAGQA